A stretch of Flavobacterium sp. N1994 DNA encodes these proteins:
- the porU gene encoding type IX secretion system sortase PorU, giving the protein MKRNITIYLVFLSTFLAFAQEQGNISLNWTNKKKLFYGDFYFMVPQFNSENYIFDTYSKTINYSLTIKLNSKINESGFQLTNLVFESIPEDQLGDIALKNIPTSFKYTFKNNVARDQYYGKILITPIIKEGTTFKKLVSFSYSISQVAMRTTPVANNIVTIGNSVLDSGKWYRFYVEKSGVYKISKGFLQSLGFDTNVDPRKIKIYGNGGRLLPLLNSVDYPMDLAENAIQFVGENDGVFDNQDYILFYAEGLDKWNEDYRSNLNIYANKSYYYVTANGDMGKRIVDMAQPTSSATAIINTFDDYQFHETEEVNIGKLGRVWFGEQFSIDNEQDFSFKFPNLVTSLPIKVTVHAASIAFNTTSFKVEANSQLVGNIGFNALTNNSGVSASDGSLNNVAVNVSSEDVVVKVTYDNNSVPSSKGYLDYINIKATRNLQGYGKQFPFQYDQAGAMLGVVGEYQIANAAAISQVWDITDIYNVTKIDNTQSSLSFKSFLGQVRKYIAVDNADYYTPLKESKTIVDNQNLKGTIFNDAQGQFKDVDYLIITPKFLNSEAEKLAAFHRSYSNLNVKVVNLENIYQEFSSGKQDIGAIRNFVKYVYFNASAPDKRVKYLNLFGDASYDFKDRIANNTNIVPIYQAINSYTETDSSFASDDFYAMMDANSGKLDSYTSNYIDLGGIEIAVGRMIVSTEQQAAEMVNKVIEYHDLKSYGSWRNNYVAIADDPSIDPNRTGDNQLQYFQNRLADRISTEKPFINIKKILLDSYQQETSAGGKRYPKAREEIFAAFEKGALVFNYLGHGGEDGLTEERIWEKTDGQNLSNQYKYPLFITITCAFSRFDNPYRPTAGEYTYWNPKGGAISMITTIREIGQSPAQTFNDKIGEYLFAYGSNNYTSIAESLRLAKNINSNPSTNVVFCLGDPALMLAIPRPKVVLTKVNGMPITGPIDDFKSLAYVKLTGEILDENNNIVPTYNGELAVNIFDKNIHTETQRNDGYDAIIDDAYDTAPKMPFTILGETIFRGNASVTNGNFEFGFYVPRDIRIPVDNGRISFYTKRNTILLDKTGYNTDIKIGGINTNAVADVTPPTVKLYMNDETFVNGGITNTSPFFLAKLEDEHGINTASGIGHDILGILDGDETKPFIMNDYYETELNDYKKGRVYFPFRNLAVGLHTITFKAWDVYNNLVTAEIQFVVVGDESITLSHVLNYPNPFVSYTEFWFSHNRPFEPLEVQVQVMTITGKIVWTKNQTITTDGFLSRDITWDGKDDFGDRIGKGVYVYKLTVRSTLSNKKAEKIEKLVIL; this is encoded by the coding sequence GTTCTATGGTGATTTTTACTTCATGGTTCCTCAATTCAATTCCGAAAATTATATTTTTGATACTTATTCAAAAACTATAAACTATTCTTTAACCATAAAGCTTAACAGCAAAATAAACGAGAGCGGATTTCAACTAACCAATCTTGTATTTGAATCTATTCCAGAAGATCAACTTGGAGATATTGCCCTCAAAAACATTCCTACATCATTCAAATATACTTTCAAAAACAACGTTGCTCGCGATCAATATTATGGTAAAATTTTAATAACACCTATAATTAAAGAAGGAACTACTTTTAAAAAATTAGTATCTTTCAGCTATTCAATTAGCCAAGTTGCTATGAGAACAACGCCTGTTGCTAATAATATCGTAACTATTGGAAACTCCGTTTTAGATTCTGGAAAATGGTATCGCTTTTATGTAGAGAAATCTGGAGTATACAAAATATCTAAAGGCTTTCTTCAAAGCTTGGGGTTTGATACGAATGTCGATCCGAGAAAAATAAAAATCTATGGCAACGGAGGTCGCTTATTACCCCTTCTAAATTCTGTGGATTACCCGATGGATTTAGCTGAAAATGCCATTCAATTTGTTGGCGAAAATGATGGCGTTTTTGATAATCAAGATTATATTCTTTTTTATGCTGAAGGCCTCGATAAATGGAATGAAGATTATAGAAGCAATTTAAACATCTATGCCAATAAATCCTATTATTACGTGACTGCCAATGGAGATATGGGAAAACGTATCGTTGACATGGCGCAACCGACTTCTAGTGCTACAGCCATCATTAATACTTTTGACGATTATCAATTTCACGAAACTGAAGAAGTAAATATTGGCAAGCTAGGAAGAGTATGGTTTGGCGAACAATTTAGTATTGATAATGAGCAAGATTTCAGTTTTAAATTTCCAAATTTAGTTACGTCATTACCCATAAAAGTAACTGTTCATGCTGCATCAATTGCTTTTAACACTACCTCTTTTAAAGTAGAAGCTAATAGTCAATTAGTTGGTAATATTGGATTCAATGCCTTAACCAATAATAGTGGTGTTTCCGCAAGTGATGGATCCCTAAATAATGTTGCTGTCAATGTTTCTTCTGAAGATGTTGTTGTAAAAGTTACCTATGATAACAATAGCGTTCCTAGTTCAAAAGGATATTTAGATTATATCAACATTAAAGCCACTAGAAATTTGCAAGGGTATGGAAAACAATTTCCCTTTCAATATGACCAAGCTGGTGCTATGTTAGGTGTTGTTGGAGAATATCAAATAGCCAACGCAGCTGCAATCTCACAAGTTTGGGACATAACAGACATCTATAATGTTACTAAAATTGACAATACCCAAAGCTCCCTCTCATTCAAATCCTTTTTAGGTCAAGTCCGAAAATATATTGCCGTTGACAATGCGGATTATTATACTCCCTTAAAGGAATCTAAAACAATAGTCGACAATCAAAATCTGAAAGGCACTATTTTCAACGACGCACAAGGGCAATTCAAAGATGTTGACTATCTAATTATAACCCCTAAATTTTTAAATTCCGAAGCCGAAAAATTAGCTGCCTTCCACAGAAGTTATTCTAATTTGAATGTTAAGGTAGTAAATCTGGAAAACATCTATCAAGAATTCTCTTCTGGCAAACAAGACATTGGAGCCATCAGGAATTTTGTTAAATATGTGTATTTCAACGCTTCAGCTCCTGACAAAAGAGTCAAATATTTAAATCTTTTCGGAGATGCATCTTATGATTTCAAAGACCGAATAGCGAACAACACCAACATCGTTCCTATTTATCAAGCGATAAACAGTTATACCGAAACCGATTCCTCCTTTGCCTCTGATGATTTTTATGCCATGATGGATGCTAATTCAGGAAAATTAGACTCCTATACCAGCAACTATATTGATTTAGGCGGAATCGAAATAGCGGTGGGAAGGATGATTGTTAGCACTGAACAACAAGCTGCTGAAATGGTAAATAAAGTAATTGAATACCATGATCTTAAATCTTATGGAAGTTGGAGAAATAATTATGTAGCCATAGCTGACGACCCCTCCATCGATCCAAATCGAACTGGCGATAATCAACTTCAGTACTTTCAAAACAGATTAGCCGACAGAATCTCAACCGAAAAACCATTCATAAACATAAAAAAAATTCTCCTAGACTCCTATCAGCAAGAAACTTCAGCGGGAGGAAAAAGATATCCCAAAGCAAGAGAGGAAATTTTTGCTGCTTTTGAAAAAGGAGCTTTAGTCTTTAATTATCTGGGACATGGTGGCGAAGATGGTTTGACTGAAGAACGAATTTGGGAAAAAACAGACGGACAAAATTTAAGCAATCAATATAAATATCCCTTATTCATTACCATTACTTGTGCTTTTTCCAGATTTGATAATCCATACCGTCCTACGGCTGGCGAATATACCTATTGGAATCCAAAAGGAGGAGCCATTTCTATGATTACTACCATTCGAGAAATTGGTCAATCTCCAGCTCAAACATTTAACGACAAAATAGGCGAATATTTATTTGCCTACGGAAGTAATAATTACACTTCAATTGCCGAATCCTTACGTCTTGCCAAAAACATAAACTCCAATCCTTCCACTAATGTAGTCTTTTGTTTAGGCGATCCCGCTTTGATGCTAGCCATTCCTAGACCCAAAGTGGTTTTAACTAAAGTCAACGGCATGCCTATCACTGGACCAATTGACGATTTTAAATCCTTAGCCTATGTGAAATTAACAGGCGAGATTTTAGACGAAAACAACAATATTGTACCCACTTATAATGGAGAATTAGCCGTAAATATTTTTGATAAAAACATTCATACGGAAACACAGAGAAATGATGGCTATGACGCCATTATTGATGATGCTTACGATACAGCTCCAAAAATGCCATTTACCATTCTTGGTGAAACCATTTTTAGAGGAAATGCTTCCGTTACTAATGGGAATTTTGAATTCGGATTTTATGTGCCAAGAGACATAAGAATCCCTGTGGACAATGGCAGAATCAGTTTTTATACCAAAAGAAATACCATTTTATTAGATAAGACAGGTTATAATACCGATATAAAAATTGGAGGAATTAACACGAATGCTGTTGCCGATGTAACACCCCCAACCGTAAAATTATACATGAATGATGAAACGTTTGTAAACGGTGGCATTACCAATACCTCTCCTTTTTTCTTGGCAAAACTTGAAGATGAACACGGTATCAACACAGCCAGTGGCATTGGACATGACATCCTGGGCATTCTTGATGGAGATGAAACAAAACCCTTCATCATGAATGATTATTATGAAACGGAATTAAATGATTATAAAAAAGGTCGTGTTTACTTTCCCTTCCGAAATTTAGCCGTTGGTTTACACACTATCACTTTTAAAGCTTGGGATGTGTATAACAATCTCGTAACTGCTGAAATACAATTTGTGGTAGTGGGAGATGAAAGCATAACGCTAAGTCACGTACTGAATTATCCAAACCCATTTGTGAGCTATACTGAATTTTGGTTTTCACATAACAGACCCTTTGAACCTTTAGAAGTGCAAGTGCAAGTAATGACTATAACGGGAAAAATAGTTTGGACAAAAAATCAAACGATTACTACAGACGGATTTCTTTCCAGAGACATCACTTGGGATGGAAAAGATGATTTTGGTGACCGAATTGGTAAAGGCGTTTATGTCTACAAACTAACTGTAAGGTCCACTTTATCGAATAAAAAAGCAGAAAAAATAGAAAAACTTGTTATCCTTTAG